From Flexistipes sp.:
GCAGCAATTGTAACCGGAAAGGGGAAAGCTTTTTGCGCCGGATTGGATTTAAAAACGGAACTGCCCCGTTGGAAAAATGCAAGTGCAAACGATATCAGGAGTAAAATAAACAAAGGCTTGGGAGGGGGTGTAACCAGAGGCCGTCACAGATTATCGAAACCTGTTATAGCTGCTGTAAACGGAGCAGCAGTTGCAGGAGGTTTTGAGTTGGCACTTGCTTGCGATATACGGATAGCTTCACAAGAAGCAGTTTTCGGCGTTTTCGAGATGAAGCACGGCATCCATCAGGGCGATGGGGGTATTGTGAGGTTATTATCAATTGCGGGTTTAGGTGTGACAATGGATTTGACATTAACCGGACGTAAGATCAATGCAGATGAGGCTTTACGGCTTAATCTTGTTTCGGAAGTGGTTACCCATGACATGCTTATGGGAACAGCGGAGAAATATGCCTCTATGATTATCGGGAATGATCGGGGAGCTGTAAGTTCAGCCAAAGAAACAATTCTGGATAGTATCGGGCAAAGACTTGATGATGCATTAAAGCTTGAGATGTTTAATGCATACTCCTGTTTCAGCAAACATAAAAATGGAGGAGAAGATGACTGAAATGTTTTCCAATAGAATGGCCGGTATTCCTCGATCATTTATACGGGAAATTCTTAAAACAGCCCAGGAAACTGATATAATATCTTTTGCAGGAGGCCTGCCGGATAGCAATTTATTTCCAGCCGATGAACTTGTAATTGCCACCAACAAAGCTTTTGAAACATCCGGACGTAACATCTTTCAATATGCCGCTTCAGAAGGTTGTGAGCAGCTGCGTAGTTATCTTGCTGATTTTTGCCGAAACAGAAAAGGGGTTGCAGTTAAAAAGGAAAATATCTTAATCACAAACGGCTCTCAGCAGGCTTTGGATCTTTTGGGAAAGGTTTTCTTGAATGAGGGTGATGACGTTGTTATTGAAGAGCCGGGGTATCTCGGAGTTATTCAGGCCTTATCCATGTATATGCCGGAATTTCATCCGGTACCCGTTTCGAATGAAGGAATGGATGCTGACAGGTTGAAAATATTAATTAATGAAAGACACCCCAAACTGCTATATGTAAATCCTAACTTTCAAAATCCTTCCGGTATTACCTATAGTGATAACAACAGAAAAGAAATTGCTGGATTAATAAACAGTAAAGAGACTTTTCTGATTGAAGATGATCCTTATGGAGAGCTGAGGTTTAGAGGAAACGATAAATTATCATTTAAGAAACTTTTACCGGAGAGGACTGTTTTACTGGGATCTTTTTCAAAATCTATCGTTCCGGGGTTTCGTTTAGGCTGGATGGCTGCTCCTGAGGAGGTAATTGAGAAACTTGTTATTGCAAAACAGGCTTCCGACCTACATACGTCCCATTTCACCCAAAAAATAATTTACCAGTATCTGAAAAATAATGACATGGACAAGCATATTCAGAAAATTACAAAAGTCTACGCACAAAAATGCCAAAAAATGATTGAGTGTATTAAAAAATATTTTCCAATGAGTGTTTTTCACACAATTCCGGAAGGAGGAATGTTCATCTGGGTTCAACTACCTGTAAGTTTAAAAGCTATTGAACTGTTTGATGAAGCTTATAAAAATAAGGTTATTTTTATTCCCGGAGATCCTTTTTATCTAAAACGTAAGTATATTAATACGTTTCGACTGAATTTTACCTGTGTTACCGAAGATGAAATTGAAACAGGTATCCGAAAAATCGGAAAGGCAATTAATAATTTAATAAACTTTAAAAAGGAGGACAGAGATGAAAGAAGTTTTAATTTTAATGGCTCAGTACAATTTGGAGACAGATGAAGAGATGCTGAATATTGTTTACCAAATTCCGGACAAGAAGTTTTTTGGCGAAGCAGGTGTATACTATAAGTCATTGCATGGTATTCTCAATCATATTATTTTGGTGAATTTACTCTGGATGCGCCGTATTACAAAGCAGTTTAATGAATTTTCAGAGGTGACGCATAAATACAAAGGTATAGATTTTGCCGGCTTAAAAAATATTGTGTTTACTGAAAAAGTTGACTTAAAAGCAAACCTCCTTGATACAGATAAAGATTTAAAGGAAAT
This genomic window contains:
- a CDS encoding enoyl-CoA hydratase/isomerase family protein — encoded protein: MKTVIYEKENHIAYIYLNRSESMNAINEKMNNEFEKVWDDFEQDDSLYAAIVTGKGKAFCAGLDLKTELPRWKNASANDIRSKINKGLGGGVTRGRHRLSKPVIAAVNGAAVAGGFELALACDIRIASQEAVFGVFEMKHGIHQGDGGIVRLLSIAGLGVTMDLTLTGRKINADEALRLNLVSEVVTHDMLMGTAEKYASMIIGNDRGAVSSAKETILDSIGQRLDDALKLEMFNAYSCFSKHKNGGEDD
- a CDS encoding aminotransferase-like domain-containing protein, with the protein product MTEMFSNRMAGIPRSFIREILKTAQETDIISFAGGLPDSNLFPADELVIATNKAFETSGRNIFQYAASEGCEQLRSYLADFCRNRKGVAVKKENILITNGSQQALDLLGKVFLNEGDDVVIEEPGYLGVIQALSMYMPEFHPVPVSNEGMDADRLKILINERHPKLLYVNPNFQNPSGITYSDNNRKEIAGLINSKETFLIEDDPYGELRFRGNDKLSFKKLLPERTVLLGSFSKSIVPGFRLGWMAAPEEVIEKLVIAKQASDLHTSHFTQKIIYQYLKNNDMDKHIQKITKVYAQKCQKMIECIKKYFPMSVFHTIPEGGMFIWVQLPVSLKAIELFDEAYKNKVIFIPGDPFYLKRKYINTFRLNFTCVTEDEIETGIRKIGKAINNLINFKKEDRDERSFNFNGSVQFGDR
- a CDS encoding DinB family protein, with amino-acid sequence MKEVLILMAQYNLETDEEMLNIVYQIPDKKFFGEAGVYYKSLHGILNHIILVNLLWMRRITKQFNEFSEVTHKYKGIDFAGLKNIVFTEKVDLKANLLDTDKDLKEICDKMGSNALIKSLNYKNTKGEERSKVMWHVFMHIFNHATHHRGQISALLDQFNVDNDYSNLIWKV